A genomic stretch from Shewanella woodyi ATCC 51908 includes:
- a CDS encoding TrkH family potassium uptake protein, with protein sequence MQYRTIIRITGFLMGLFSLSLLPPALVAVIYKDGGGTAFIQAFFLSLFLGFLLWYPNRRHKKDLRTREGFLLVVLFWAVLGSIGAVPFIFTNQPDLSITDSFFESFSALTTTGATVIVGLDSLPKAILFYRHLLQWLGGMGIIVLAVAILPMLGIGGMQLYRAEMPGPVKDSKMTPRIAETAKALWYIYFALTIACAVAYWLAGMDVFDAICHSFSTIAIGGFSTHDASMGYFDSTAINMVCVVFLLIAALNFSLHFAAFTRRGINLKIYFKDAEFKALVIVQLVLTGICFGVLYHSGIYDSPEQTLDFALFQAVSISTTAGFGTESFHMWPLFLPMLLIFSSFIGGCGGSTAGGIKVIRMILLLKQGSRELKRLVHPRGMFSIRIGDKALPDRIIDAVWGFFSAYALVFVLCMLLLMAMGMDNITAFSATAACLNNLGPGLGEVASNYASIGDGEKWVLLMAMLFGRLEVFTLLVLFTPTFWKN encoded by the coding sequence ATGCAATATAGAACAATAATAAGAATCACTGGATTCTTAATGGGACTCTTCTCCCTGTCACTGCTTCCTCCAGCCTTGGTTGCGGTGATCTACAAAGATGGTGGTGGTACCGCTTTTATCCAGGCTTTTTTTCTCAGTCTCTTTTTAGGCTTCCTGCTCTGGTACCCTAATCGGAGGCATAAAAAAGATCTTCGAACCCGTGAGGGCTTCTTGCTGGTTGTATTGTTTTGGGCCGTACTGGGATCTATCGGTGCCGTGCCATTCATCTTCACTAATCAACCAGATCTGAGCATAACCGACAGTTTTTTTGAATCCTTCTCTGCACTCACGACTACAGGGGCAACTGTGATTGTTGGCTTGGATTCTCTTCCAAAAGCTATTCTCTTCTATCGACATCTGCTGCAGTGGCTCGGTGGCATGGGGATCATTGTACTCGCTGTGGCCATTTTGCCTATGTTAGGTATTGGGGGGATGCAGTTATATCGGGCGGAGATGCCCGGACCTGTAAAAGATAGCAAAATGACCCCACGTATTGCCGAAACCGCTAAGGCGCTTTGGTATATCTATTTTGCACTGACTATCGCCTGCGCCGTGGCTTACTGGCTGGCTGGAATGGATGTGTTTGACGCCATCTGTCACTCATTCTCAACCATAGCAATAGGCGGTTTCTCGACCCATGATGCCAGTATGGGTTACTTTGATAGCACTGCGATAAACATGGTTTGTGTGGTGTTTTTATTGATCGCAGCGCTCAATTTTAGTTTGCACTTCGCCGCGTTTACTCGGCGGGGAATCAATCTAAAGATCTACTTTAAAGATGCGGAATTTAAAGCCTTAGTGATAGTGCAGTTGGTGCTCACGGGGATCTGTTTTGGTGTGCTATACCACTCGGGGATCTATGACTCCCCCGAACAGACATTAGATTTCGCCCTGTTTCAGGCGGTATCTATCTCGACGACGGCAGGTTTCGGTACCGAGAGCTTCCATATGTGGCCACTGTTTCTTCCTATGCTACTCATCTTCTCCAGCTTTATCGGTGGCTGTGGCGGCTCTACCGCTGGTGGCATCAAGGTGATACGTATGATCTTGCTGTTAAAGCAGGGCTCAAGAGAGCTAAAACGTCTTGTCCACCCCAGAGGCATGTTCTCAATTCGTATCGGTGATAAGGCCCTGCCTGATAGAATTATCGATGCTGTGTGGGGCTTCTTCTCTGCTTATGCTTTGGTATTTGTGCTCTGTATGCTGCTATTGATGGCGATGGGAATGGATAACATCACTGCGTTTAGTGCCACCGCTGCTTGTCTTAATAACCTAGGTCCAGGGCTTGGTGAAGTGGCGAGTAATTACGCCAGTATTGGTGACGGTGAGAAGTGGGTGTTGTTAATGGCCATGCTGTTTGGTCGACTTGAGGTATTCACCTTGCTCGTGCTGTTTACCCCGACATTCTGGAAAAACTAG
- the hemG gene encoding menaquinone-dependent protoporphyrinogen IX dehydrogenase, whose protein sequence is MNKTLIIYSTVDGQTRAICELMKGVNQAAESEVTLASLEEAKALSLADFDKVMIGASIRYGKHRPELYQYINNHHAVLSAKPNAFFTVNVVARKPEKNTPETNPYMKKFLELSLWKPQQLGVFAGKIDYPKYRFFDKTMIRFIMWMTKGPTDTSGTYEFTNWQQVEEFGKAFADR, encoded by the coding sequence ATGAATAAGACGCTTATTATCTACTCGACGGTTGACGGACAAACCCGTGCAATTTGTGAGCTAATGAAAGGGGTGAATCAGGCCGCTGAAAGTGAAGTGACATTGGCTTCACTTGAGGAGGCAAAAGCGTTGAGTTTGGCTGACTTTGATAAGGTGATGATTGGTGCCAGTATTCGATATGGTAAGCATAGGCCTGAACTTTATCAGTATATCAATAATCACCATGCGGTATTGAGTGCCAAGCCTAACGCTTTTTTTACAGTGAATGTAGTGGCAAGAAAGCCTGAGAAAAACACTCCAGAAACGAACCCCTATATGAAGAAGTTTCTCGAGCTATCGCTGTGGAAGCCTCAGCAGTTAGGTGTGTTTGCTGGTAAGATCGATTATCCCAAATACCGTTTTTTTGATAAGACCATGATACGTTTTATCATGTGGATGACAAAAGGCCCCACGGATACATCGGGTACTTATGAATTTACCAACTGGCAGCAAGTTGAGGAGTTTGGCAAGGCATTTGCCGATAGATAG
- a CDS encoding ArsR/SmtB family transcription factor, with amino-acid sequence MQKEIDVDAMVSNAENAAKWLKAIANPYRLMILCLLLENEYSVTELNETVPLSQSALSQHLAVLRAQDLVSTRKSSQVVFYKLKNEQVTEVISILHKQYCA; translated from the coding sequence ATGCAAAAAGAAATCGATGTAGATGCGATGGTATCTAATGCAGAAAATGCAGCAAAGTGGCTAAAGGCGATTGCCAATCCCTACCGCTTGATGATCTTATGTTTATTACTTGAGAATGAATATAGCGTCACTGAGTTGAATGAAACTGTCCCACTAAGCCAATCTGCACTATCACAGCACTTAGCAGTGTTACGGGCACAAGATCTTGTCTCAACACGCAAGAGTTCTCAGGTTGTTTTCTATAAGCTTAAAAATGAGCAGGTCACCGAAGTGATCTCCATACTGCATAAGCAGTACTGCGCCTAA
- the hemG gene encoding menaquinone-dependent protoporphyrinogen IX dehydrogenase, with the protein MKSILVLYYSRGGHTAKISRAIAEHIEHQGHKSRVMHISEAVKEGLDWAKYDSVALGACVMYGSYDKSVFAFTTEHQAALSEKPNSFYSVNVVARNPEKRVPENNKYLQKFIELSPWKPNDVKVIAGKVDYPAWRWWDRLAIQLIMKMTNGPTDPKSVIDYTDWDDVKLYAEHLIRLAD; encoded by the coding sequence ATGAAATCTATTCTCGTACTGTATTACTCCCGAGGCGGGCATACCGCTAAAATTAGTCGTGCCATTGCTGAGCATATTGAGCATCAGGGGCATAAATCTCGGGTGATGCATATTAGCGAAGCGGTAAAAGAGGGATTAGATTGGGCCAAGTATGACAGTGTCGCACTGGGAGCTTGTGTCATGTATGGCAGCTACGATAAAAGTGTCTTTGCATTTACGACCGAGCATCAAGCAGCCCTTAGCGAGAAACCAAACAGTTTTTACAGTGTTAATGTGGTGGCTCGTAATCCAGAAAAACGTGTTCCAGAGAATAATAAATACCTGCAGAAATTCATTGAGCTTTCCCCTTGGAAGCCTAATGATGTCAAAGTGATCGCTGGTAAAGTAGATTATCCAGCATGGCGCTGGTGGGACAGACTCGCTATTCAGCTAATTATGAAGATGACGAATGGCCCAACTGATCCTAAATCAGTCATCGATTACACCGACTGGGATGACGTTAAGCTTTATGCTGAACATCTGATCCGTTTGGCTGATTAG
- a CDS encoding serine aminopeptidase domain-containing protein → MKLVLLPGMDGTGELFSSLLFSLSEYECEVIALPQTGPQDYASITEYVKEKLPQNDFILVAESFSGPVAARLAKEGAEHLQGVIFVATFLSKPHWLLLSIARALPLKLLSALPFAKLFVKALFLGSAASNELVEQFQSIVDSLPPRVIKARLSSMLSLSFSAELIELPVGYIQATSDYLVSSNKVTEFSACFRELQVRSVEGPHFILQANPAKSAEVISELVTLFGKQTGKGRVTF, encoded by the coding sequence TTGAAGCTAGTACTATTGCCTGGAATGGATGGAACAGGGGAGCTTTTTTCTTCGTTACTTTTTTCCCTATCGGAATATGAGTGCGAAGTTATAGCATTACCGCAGACAGGGCCTCAAGATTACGCATCAATAACTGAATATGTAAAAGAGAAATTACCCCAAAATGACTTTATCTTAGTGGCGGAGTCATTTTCTGGCCCCGTGGCTGCTAGGCTAGCCAAAGAGGGGGCAGAGCATTTGCAAGGGGTTATCTTCGTAGCCACTTTTTTATCAAAACCTCATTGGTTACTTCTCTCTATTGCCAGAGCTCTTCCTTTAAAGTTACTTTCGGCTTTGCCATTTGCAAAACTCTTTGTTAAAGCGTTATTTCTAGGTTCTGCTGCAAGCAATGAGTTGGTTGAACAGTTTCAATCGATTGTTGACTCACTTCCCCCTCGGGTCATCAAGGCAAGACTAAGTTCAATGCTATCACTCTCATTCTCTGCTGAGTTAATTGAGCTTCCAGTAGGATATATTCAAGCGACTTCAGATTATCTAGTGTCGTCAAATAAGGTCACTGAGTTTAGTGCCTGTTTTAGAGAGCTACAGGTTAGAAGCGTTGAGGGGCCTCACTTTATACTGCAGGCAAACCCAGCTAAATCTGCTGAGGTAATCTCTGAGTTGGTTACTCTTTTTGGCAAGCAAACAGGTAAAGGGCGAGTTACTTTTTAG